In Indicator indicator isolate 239-I01 chromosome 28, UM_Iind_1.1, whole genome shotgun sequence, one DNA window encodes the following:
- the NAIF1 gene encoding nuclear apoptosis-inducing factor 1 codes for MAMASPPAPPAKKRKMNFSEREVEIIVEELERGKHLLINHFNAGVPLAAKAAAWHDILRRVNAVATCHRELPEVKKKWSDLKTEVRRKVAQVRAAMEGGSESQNANGNGPENEDPTGAAAAPVILTPMQQRICNLLGEATIISLPSGDCSAGDGTEIPITASATTVTLTQIPAETTYHSLEDGVVEYCTTEAPTTVTAEAPLEMMAHQHEVSAKPQELKSRIALNSAKLLQEQRVTNLHVKEIAQHLEQQNDLLQMIRRSQEVQACAQERQAQAMEGTQAALSALIQVLRPMIKDFRRFLQSNTPSPSVTTDPSQTGQQDGMIQ; via the exons ATGGCCATGGCGTcgcccccagcacccccagccaaGAAGCGGAAGATGAATTTCTCGGAGCGGGAGGTGGAGATCATCGTGGAGGAGCTGGAGCGAGGCAAGCACCTCCTCATCAACCACTTCAACGCAGGCGTGCCCCTAGCTGCCAAGGCCGCTGCCTGGCACGACATCCTGCGCCGCGTCAACGCCGTCGCCACCTGCCACCGCGAGCTGCCCGAGGTCAAGAAGAAATGGTCCGACCTCAAGACCGAGGTGCGACGCAAAGTAGCCCAAGTCCGGGCTGCTATGGAAGGAGGAAGTGAGAGCCAAAATGCCAACGGCAATGGGCCGGAGAACGAAGACCCAACAGGCGCTGCAGCTGCCCCGGTTATCCTCACCCCCATGCAGCAACGCATCTGCAACCTGCTGGGAGAAGCCACCATCATCAGTTTGCCGAGTGGGGACTGCAGCGCAGGTGACGGCACTGAGATACCCATCACTGCATCAGCCACCACAGTCACCCTGACCCAGA TTCCTGCAGAAACGACCTACCACAGTCTGGAGGATGGAGTGGTGGAGTATTGCACAACAGAAGCCCCTACCACAGTCACTGCCGAAGCACCCTTGGAAATGATGGCACATCAACATGAAGTGTCTGCAAAACCCCAGGAGCTGAAAAGCCGAATTGCTCTGAACTCAGCCAAGCTCTTGCAGGAGCAGCGAGTGACCAATTTGCACGTGAAGGAGATTGCCCAGCACCTGGAACAGCAGAATGACTTGCTTCAGATGATCCGTCGCTCGCAGGAGGTGCAGGCATGTGCCCAGGAGAGGCAAGCACAAGCCATGGAAGGAACACAGGCAGCACTgagtgccctcatccaggttctCCGCCCCATGATTAAGGACTTCCGTCGATTTTTGCAGAGCAATACACCCAGTCCATCGGTCACCACTGACCCCAGCCAGACAGGACAGCAAGATGGCATGATCCAGTGA